A DNA window from Aquarana catesbeiana isolate 2022-GZ linkage group LG01, ASM4218655v1, whole genome shotgun sequence contains the following coding sequences:
- the LOC141124127 gene encoding beta-1,4-galactosyltransferase galt-1-like, with translation MWTSSRYTFCALSMFLCFAIFYYSYHLEIRHSKMRSQKLPIATDTITALDRRTFIISPYYEPRLGQSVRVITIIHVSVKKLYCIFHCSSNQNISVRAEIDLHSDRFGFPYGTADLLCAEPSGCDYTYLSFSSTYSTTAGQNFLFKVRNRPPQPISSNFTVCISTLFGNYNNVLQMIQSIEMYKILGASRVTIYNTNCSQDVDKVLRRYIDEGILDMVPWPIDHHLQTSKKWQYYKGLKAEIGYFGQTAALNDCLYRNMYKSKFILFNDIDEIILPVKDWDWSSLMENLQNKHPDTSVFLIENHIFPNSVKISGFDLWSHIPGVNILHHSVREPMSWKLFNGRKLIVNPRDVFQTSIHSALKQRGHWKNIESDMVLTFHCTHKYRRDITTEDLILDDVLRRHNMSLVPHVDKVIQRLFPQQ, from the coding sequence ATGTGGACATCTTCTAGATACACGTTCTGCGCATTGTCCATGTTTTTGTGTTTTGCTATCTTTTATTACTCCTACCATTTAGAAATCAGACATTCGAAGATGAGATCTCAGAAACTTCCCATTGCCACAGACACCATTACAGCTCTGGATCGTCGAACATTTATCATCTCCCCGTATTATGAGCCTAGACTTGGCCAATCAGTCCGGGTCATCACCATCATCCATGTATCTGTGAAGAAACTCTACTGTATCTTCCATTGTTCCTCCAACCAGAACATCTCTGTCAGGGCAGAAATAGATCTTCACAGTGACAGATTTGGGTTCCCATATGGAACAGCAGATCTTCTATGTGCAGAACCTTCTGGGTGTGATTACACTTATCTGTCTTTCTCTTCAACTTATTCCACAACTGCAGGTCAGAATTTTCTGTTTAAAGTCAGGAACCGTCCACCACAACCAATCTCCTCCAATTTCACCGTCTGTATTTCTACTTTGTTTGGAAACTACAACAATGTCCTCCAGATGATCCAGAGTATTGAGATGTACAAGATTCTGGGGGCCTCCAGAGTCACCATCTATAACACCAACTGTTCCCAGGATGTAGATAAGGTGTTACGTCGTTACATTGATGAAGGAATTCTAGATATGGTGCCATGGCCAATAGACCACCATCTTCAGACATCGAAAAAATGGCAGTATTACAAAGGACTCAAAGCTGAGATTGGATATTTTGGACAAACTGCAGCCCTAAATGATTGTCTATACAGGAACATGTACAAAAGTAAGTTCATTCTCTTCAATGACATTGATGAAATTATTCTTCCAGTCAAGGACTGGGACTGGTCATCCCTGATGGAGAATCTCCAGAATAAACACCCAGATACAAGTGTCTTCCTCATTGAGAATCACATCTTTCCGAATTCAGTCAAAATCTCTGGATTTGACTTGTGGTCTCATATTCCCGGGGTCAATATTCTCCATCATTCTGTCAGAGAACCTATGAGTTGGAAACTCTTCAATGGCCGCAAATTGATTGTGAATCCCCGAGATGTATTTCAGACCTCCATCCACTCAGCTCTGAAACAAAGAGGACACTGGAAGAATATAGAATCAGATATGGTCCTCACCTTTCACTGTACACATAAATATAGAAGGGACATCACCACAGAAGACTTAATTCTAGATGATGTACTGAGGAGACACAACATGTCCTTAGTGCCCCATGTAGATAAGGTGATTCAGAGACTTTTCCCTCAGCAATAG